The DNA window ATACCTTTGCATAGCAATTTGGTTCTGGAGAGTGGTTGGCAAACTTGAGTTTGTCACCCTTACGGTATGCATCAAGAACAAACTGCAAGAAACAAATCTTGGTTTCATATAAACAATCAAAGATGGTGGTTGAATCCTCATATAAGATCTTAAATCAGTATAATGAGTCATGCCTGATCGTTGAGATTGAAGAGAAATGATGAATTTTCACGGTCGTAGATCTTCCCACGCTTATCTGCTTCCCTATGTGAAATCAGCTCTCCAGTGTACTCACCCAGGTACTCATGCTTGCCGACACTATTCTGTGAGGAGCCAGATATATTCACAAGTATGAGGAAACAAGCAAATAAATCTCTAGGTTTTTTCCCAAATGCCTCTGAGATTATTCTAAAAAACCACATGGGATAAAAAGGATTCAAGGGCAAATTTTTCTCATATTACGTAGTCCATCCAGAATATTACCTTCAAGAAAGCACCCCAGCCTGATACATCAGATCTTCCGAGTAAAACCTATTCATAGAACAAGATATTAGTAAGATAGAGAAAATGTAATCAGCTTGAAAAATGACCCCATCAAACGTCTGTTGTTTGAAAGCATTAATTTATACATAATTTGATGTGGACATTGGAAAGAAAGcaatcaaagaaaatttttttttgatgaagtgGAGCAACCCATTATGGGTGGTATTTGGGATGACGGTATTCGTTGGCTTTTTCCGTCTTGCAAGTGGCGCTCTTTGCACTTTCATCAGTTTCATTAACAGTTCTCGTCTTCTTCCTAGTTCATAGCAAGACTTTAAACACCTTCATAATTTCATAAACTACCagtatatgttgtttttttttttttttttgataaaactcTATATGCTTCCAAGGACACCCTGAACTTTATCGCCCAATACATAACAAGCAGTTCTGTATTGCATAGTAATGCCACAAATCTTTCTTATACACCACATTTTTCAGTTGACTACATTTTAGCATCAGCTTTCAGTTCAGTCAAGCCACAAAGAAAAACTTGGTCAGTTTCACAACTCTATAAAGGAAGCTGAAAAGCAAGCTAAAAGAATAGTTTTCCACATTATGGGCATTCATGAAGACAGACAACTAAGAACAAATAGAAGAATGGTACTGTTTACTAGAGAACTTCACCAATCATTGCACTAACAGATTACTTCAAATGCCAGACAACTAAGAGAAGCGAATATTCAAATGTGTGTACCTATCTCTAAATATCAAACAATGAAAGGTAATAAGAAGATGAAAGTGTCTCTACCCTTTGTTGTTGTTTGAGAAGAAGCTTCATATTTCTGCATTCATAATTATCACCCCTTTGGCTGGGGATACCAAGAGTACCATCACCACAACTACAAAGCAAATTTTAACAGTTCAAATGATATATAGTAGTGCAAGAAGAGTGaggaaaagaataaatatatttctggaCAAGTaataaacaaaacattattttgaaacCCTGTGAAGGATGAAATTTCACAAGTACATCAAATGACATAAAACTGACAGAAATAACCATAGCATTTTCCTAAGCACAAAGAGCCAAAGAGAATGGATATGGCAAAAGCTTGGATGTACTGAAGCTGGTAAATGCTGGCATGGGCACAGTGGTGGGAGTGACATTAATCGAGTGCTGTTTACTTGACCTTTCACTGGTAAATTTTGAGAAATGGAACCTTCATGTATGGACTTAGAACCAAAATTTGGACCTTACCACTCTGAAGTCCACAGTTCATAGCCTGTGGGATACAGCCTCTTGTAACCAAACAAAACGCTGACATTAGAATACACAAACCCCACCTTTAAATTCTTTGAAACTCGATATAGTTTCAACCCCAGAAGGAAGCTAAAAGTTTGGCTACCTGAACCAACTTAATGGAAATTTCAAACCTTTGTGATTCAATCCAACATTAGTAGAAACAAATGTATTACTTACCAATGTGCACATCATTAATTTCCAAGTGCAGTTATCATGAAAAATTTCATAATCTTCTACAATTATGATAAAAACAGTACACAGGCAAAGCTAAGTAAATGATTAGCTTAGAAATAAATAGTTCATGAAAACattaaatagagaaaaaaaaggaacaagagCACCAACTCACCTGACCCAACAATTCCTACAGACATCTGGATCACATTCCCTGTCTGCAGCAAAGCATGGACATTGACGACTTCGACATTGACTTTTGGCACAATGACAGCCTCTAAATCGGTTCTTGCAACTCTTAGGACATCTAGAGGaacaagtaaaaaatagttgagAGTATTCATCACACATGTACAGACAcaataaaaaacatctaaatctAAGGCCCCAAATTTGTTTAAGCTAGCAAGGTATGAAACTCTACAAGAGAAAACTCTAAATTTGAATGAAGCTGTACgataaactcaattttattgagTTCTCATTtctggaagaaaaataaatggtaaCTAAAAGATATACAAATACCATAAACCTTGATCTCAAATTTTGGGTTGTTAAAGGAAGGCTCACCCGCAATACTTCTCACAACAGGTGCCATTTAGCAGACATGTGCACTGCTTTCCACAAGCAGCTTGGCAACTACATGGATTATACTGACGGCAGGGTTGATCTTTTCTTTCAGTTATCCGCTTCCTAATAGAATGGTAAGCAGTAGATTTCCAAGAGTACTTCAAGCGGCGAACTCTACCTCTTCTCCTTAAAAATCTTGATCTCCTTCTTGCTTCATTCTTACCCTGATATGCAGTTCAATACccccaaccaaaaaaaaaggaagaaaaagattaaGATTCACTTGCATGCTAACAAAAAACATGGCCATATACAAGAAGCAAAATTCTAACCACTGTTCCGCTGCAGTCAAACTTGGAGTAGCCTTCACCAAGAGTTCCAGCATCACCTGCCTCACAGGCTAGCCTATTCTCAGAGCGAGTTATATATTGAAAAACCTCCCAACACGTCTTTAAGCCATTTAAGAGGTTCCTAGCAATTAAGCAACTGtcatggaaaacaaaaacaaaatttagacAGAGAATAGATGAAACCGCAGCCAATTCTCTTCGGAGCAATATGAAGGTATCAGTAAGATCATTAGAGTGTAACTGTAGGAAGGTCAATGGTAAAGGCTGTTAAATTTGTGGGACCATTCATTTGATTTAGTCAGTTTCatcataatttataagaaataatggaaaataaaatgtgAATGAGCACATGTATTATGTATGCATGCATAATAAGAAGCACAAATGGTAAAGTAGATCAATGGGAATGAGTGAAGATTTCATGAATTCCCTCCACGCACCCCAGTCCAGGcctgaaaaaaaatgaattcccAAATCTCACTACAATTACTCAGGATAATTTATAGCACATTGTTTATCTAACTCCATTTTATAAAGCATTAATTCTGAAATACTCTTTTTAAACCAAGATACTCGATTAACctcttaaataaaagaaatcattatTACAAATATCtcgtttaacaaaaaaattcttcagCAGTCTTTCATGGGTTTGATTCCACTGGATATCACTGTACtatctttatttcttaaaacaaGTTCAATGGcaatgaaataagaaaactGAAAATGTAAAAATCTATTTACCATAGGTGAATTAAGTTAAGTACCTTCTAACATAATGGTCACATCAAACATCACTCAGTCAAAATCATCACTCTTCcagaatatcaaaaaaaaaatcaacaaacaagGAAACTGTAACAAAATTAATGGGAATGAACAAGAAATGCACCCCCTGACCTGTTCCCGCCAAAAATCTCAACACCTTTCTCAAATAGGCTTTTTTCAATAGCTTTCCAAGATCTGTTATCACTTAACtcttttttacatgtatttttgtcTATGAACTCTTCTTTCCTAAAGGTGTCATCACTGCTAGGCACAGGTGGATCCATGACCATCTCACTTGATGGACCATCATGAAACTCACTCTTTCTCCTAGACCTTGCAGTGGTGGGagatttcaaattcttatggGAAGAAGAACTTGCATCTTCCTTTCCTTTGTGTGAAGTGGACCTAAGTTTCATATCACTTGACAGAAGGCCTCCACTAGCAACAGAATCAGTATCAGAAGCCACCATTTTCTTCTGCCTTTTCCGCATGCAACTTAGAACACGTTCAGCCACCCGCTTGCTGTTCCTTTTACAAGTCCCACCTTTCCCAACAAGCTTAATCTTGGAAGGTGACAACTGACTAGTGGGAGAGGTGTCTTGCCGAGGTCCAATCTCTGAATCACTGCTCTCTGAAATGTTTTTTGCATTTGACGAAGCACTTTCACTTTGGCAGGACTTCACCCTCCGGTTGGCAGATGGAGCAGAAGATTTCTTTCTTGATGTTATAGGCACCCCAGCACCATCTGATTGACAAACAGAATTTTCTTCAATAAACCCACGCTCAGGAGAAATCCCTGAAGAAATTCTCTCTGATTTCAAAACCTGACATGAAAGAAATTGATGgcacttaaatatttttgtttgtcagATCCTTGTGCAGAAATGCCCAGTctaaacaaattttattaataaatcacCACACATATACCGATTTGTAGCACTGTGGACCACATGTTATGTTGTCATCTGGATAGCTCCATGGAGATTGTTTCTCAGCCTAAAATATGTGTGTCAACAAAACATATGAGATTCCCTCTAGATACTAATGCAACATCATGATGGTTAGTCATACAAGATCAACTTACAGGGAAGATAAGATCCTGTGAACATCCATGTAATCTGCAATCAAATACCTGTCAGCATGAAACATAATGAGGAAGCTATATAGTAACGGTTAAAGCACAACACTGAAAGTAGTACAAGAATGATGCTTACAAGACATCGGCGACAAAATAGGTTGTCAAAAGAATCCAAAGCAACTTCAAGATCTTTATCAAGAAAAGAATTCAGTGTTCGTGcttcattatctttattcttagAATCCTCCACGGCCTTCTCTTCCTTCTTAAGAACCTCAAATCTTGCCTGTATAAGATGTTTGATGGTGTTTCATATCTGTGTAAAGCCAGCAAAAAGCAAATGGGAAACGGCTGGACCCAAGCTTACACTATGACCTTTTTCTCATTAGATATTATATGGAAACAActgttagaataaaaaaaaaatggatcctTCAATCGAAGGCAAAAAACATATAACATAGTCTCAATATAATACATTCTCCtcattactaaaaaaaacaccctcTTGCAACAAATGCATACCTTGACTTCACTAGAACTTCTAGAAAAACACTGTGCTAGTGATTCCACAACTGGATCGGACAATCCAGCTTCTTTTATAGTCATCCTggcaaaacaaattattaaccaACAGAAAAAACAACTTGGGTTGCATACTGAAGCATAATAAAATCcctgaaaaaaaatctgaggaCATAATTTACATTGAACTAGGAGATAGttaaatgtatttatattcAAGGTTTTAGCATCAACCAGTATGCATAGCtatcccttttcctttttagcATTTATTGCTAAAACTGTATCGAACATATATGAGTTACATCACATGGCAACTACTTGTCAAAAGTCACTGGCTAAATCAACAGACAACTCATCAATATTTTTGACACAGCTACGCCCATTATTTTGACAGCATTTGGCACTGTTAATGCTCAAGATAAAGGCCACGAGCTGGTCCATTCAAATACAAGCTAGATTAAAATTTCTTCCTTTaagatgaagataaaatttCCAGGGAGCTCCCACTCCAAACAAAATTCcccttttttgttcaaaaagtTTGAACCTAAGACATTCAGCGCCAATCAACCTTGCTTTAGCAtacaatttaaagaaaaaagaatcaatacATCACACCAGATACCATGATTATACCAACCGTAGAATATAATCTTCAGATTCTAAAAAATCTCGCTTCTCCTCTTCTTCATCAATTATTTCCTCTTCACTGTCACTGCAGATTAGTGCTTCACCACCATTTTGGTCATAATAAATTCTCCTTCGACCAAGCACCGATTGGTCCTCTGTCATTCTTTGATTTCTACAGCAGGAATATCATAAATTACTAACCCAAAACCAATGCAGCAAATTATAAGTTAGTGGCATGAAGATGTATAGAAAGAGAGACCATGAAACTTgaattcaaaactcaaaatcaaaaaatGACCAACTACCATTCCGGTAAAACAAAATCTTGATACAGAATAATCTAAACATACCTGTCCAAAAAAATCCATGATGTGTAAGGGGGTAACCTCTTCACTTCAGGTAGCTTAATTGGCCGTACTGCATTCTTTACTGGGATACTGGATCCCAAAAGAACTGCAGTAGAAGTATTACCATCTTCTTCAGAGCCAAGACTATCTTTATCTACATTACTTGAATCAATACCACCATGCATACTGAGTGCATCCTTTTGCCTCTTTGTAAATAAATCTACACTATTGTCAGTATCACTAATCCAACTGTTCTTCCTTTCCTTTGACAGCTTATAGAGGTGGTTCGTAACACCAACCAACTTCTGTTTGTTGTCTTCCATCCTTTTCTGAaagcaataaatatataaatggaCTGAAAGCAAAACTCAAAAGGAAGCATTtcattcaaataacaaaaaatgtaCCATAACATAAAAACATCGGTCAGCTGCAACTTGCTTCTTTAATGATTCAATAACTGATAAAACCATTTTGCTTGTTAAAGCTGTCTCTTCATCAGACTCCATCgcctatataaaaataaaaattcatcagTATCCATTCTAATTAGTAATTACAACCATGAACGACCGATTccaaaactgaaataaaaaagttaactAAAATCGGAAAACTTAATACAAGCAACCAGGAAAAATTGAACCGGACCAGACTGGTCTGATCATAaccataaattataaataacctCAAAATAATTCACtgaaaattaactaaaaaaggaaaatcacaATCACCAACCAGaataattgtaaaataaacCGTATCAGCTGGAGCTCCAAGGCTAGTGCAGCGACATGCATTGCAAGGATTTTGCaatattttgaatcaaaatttagttttgaaccacaaattatgcaaaaattaCTTAAAGTCAAAATTACCAATATAAATGcaccaaaaacaattaagaCTAATACGAACAGCTCAGTTATAAATTAAACACGTTCTCTCTACTGTcttaagaaatcatcaacaaacaaaagagaaaatcataGTAAGAATAACCAAACGAAACCTTGTGAGAGAAAATAATGTTCATGAGTTGGGAGAAAGGGAGTACCGGTGAGACTTTAGGAGGCTCCGATCTGGTGACGGAAGCAGGCGGAGGCGGCGGCGACGACGACGCCATTGTTAGGATCCGAATCAACAATGTGGATCATAAAAAAATGCCGTCGCTCAAGGAAAGAttgggaaaaaacaaaacaaaaacaaaaacaagtagGAGAGGATTTGGCGGGTCGGCTTGAAACCCTAAGAATAAAAATTTGGGGGAGGTTtgattttggattatttttttctggttgttttgtaattatagtaatttaataatttcaatggTTGTTggattcttttctatttttccttttttttttaaagaaaaaaaaaaggtgagtaAAATGTTATGGGGGGAAAGGAAACGTGGCaactttattttgaattatatactGTTTAAAACTTTGCAGTGTATCGTGTTTTTGAACCCACAGGCTAAATGGTCGCGTAGCTCTGCTCTTTCTTTGATATTCCTAGACtttgcttttcaaaaattatataggTCAAATCTAGCAAGCCAACGACAAATATTATGGATGGTGGCTCACGGATCACCCTTACCTTTTCAAGTAGATTTGAGATGGTTGTTGGTAAGTGTTTTCTTCTAAATAATTCAAGTTAGATAGGCTTCTCAATTATTTAAGATGCTATGATTCAAGGGAGCatatatgtttaatattatttttggaaaaaatttgaaactcaagtttttttattttttatttttgaagcccgtttggtattgtgttaacgtttgttttttaaagtgatttttatttagaaacgcattgaaataatatttttttatttttttaatttatttttgatatcgacacatcaaaactatctaaaaacactaaaaaagttaatttaaagcaaataaaaaataaaaaaatttcatttttttcaaaagcgcttttgaaacgtaaaaacaaacatagttttaaaccccgtttgttttacttttcaaaagtattttttaaaaaaatatttttttatttattttaaattaatttttttatattttcaagttattttaatgtgttaatatcaaaaataattttttaaaaaaattattttaatatatttttaaataaaaaataaattaaaaaataataattatcatatcCTGCCTGAATCAACTACTCCAGCAAACAAAATCCTAAGCTCCCGTGAACCTTACATATTTCAAGAAGAAATTTTAtagtatgataattaattacatcttataagttataatttagttttattaattaatatgtcaCATCGTCGGCTCATGTGAATAATTCTAAAAGTTTAGTTATTCtgtttaactcttttttttattcctacaACTCTCGATTCCCCAAAAACTCACAGCCTACCGTGATTTCATTGACCATCTTCactcaaaacaacaaaaaatcacaaCCTACGCCTCCTTCTCTCTCTACCGACCAAATCCCAATAGCTCTGTTCCAAACCAGATCCATTGTCAAGCAACCACCACCGGAACAACCACCTATCAATCATCGTCAAGGGCAGACACTCTTAAGAAAGGTTTCCcttcacattatttttcttcttcttttagttcAATTGGGTTTTGTTGAATCGTCTCTATCTgggttaaattataatttaataattgtaatcagtatattattttaatttgatattgtagAGGGTTCTTTGTTATCAGCAGCTAGATTACTATTTAGGATCAAGAGAGAAGGGTTCTGGGGATCAAAACCATTTACGAGTTGATTTCAAAGGAGAGAATACAAAAGACAGGTCTATGGTTTTGAAATCAATCAATGAGAACAGACTCCCCTATGTGTTAAAAACAAAGAGGGACTAGCATATACTGTTTGATATGATGGCTGTGAATATCACCATGCCTCTATTATGATGCTATTACAGGGAGATACAGAAGAAGATTTTATCACCGTTTTTACGTTTGAAGTACGgagattatgttttttaaactgttttttgttttaaatatattaaaataatttttttttctggcaaATCAAAGCATGAGAAAGAACatcaccttcctttttatgaACATGCGATCCTGGGATATAGGCACTCTAAAATGGAAAGCCATGCTTTAATATTGCCTTgtgtttcaaaagaaattgtgATAACAAGGATATtgtaaacaaataatataacaaattaTGTCACAATTTGAAAAGACATGTATTTAACATAgatattgtaaataaataatataatagatCGCAAGTTcttaaaaatctaataatattttcagaACTACCTATTGTTTGAAgacattaaaagcaaaataaaagtttataataaaatatttaataaatcttcATCATTAGCTTCCATCTTCTACAAAGCAACGAGTCCTTTGAGTTTGGGCTGATGGATTGTACCCTTAACAATGATTAGATGAAttctataaaaagaaattgtatcTAGAATAATATGAACAAATAATTAGATTGAGAAGAAATTTACctcaaagttatttttcattgttgGAAAGACATATCAAGTGCttctattaataataatttttttttaatttattaattattttattaataataatattaattagataaCTTTTTATGatgttgtaaatatttttttttagataactttttattcttcttttcataTTCCCATgcttaagtttgttttttttttaatccttttggcCACTTATTTGCAGGATCCAACACTAATTTCTCATTACTAGAACCAAAAGGATTGAAGTTTCtaatattatctatttttttaatatcatcattatctttatttagagcgtgtttgagagtatggttgtggttactttttaaagtgttttttactcataaatgtattaaaataatattttttttattttttaaaaattatttttgacatcagcacatcaaaatgatctaaaaacattaaaaaatattaatttaaaataaaaaaaaaatatatttttttaatttttttcaaaaatacttttaaaatacaaaaacaaataggatttTAAATCACTTTGCAACCTTGTAATCTAGACGTAGATATCATCCAAAATATTAGAACaaatatttgagttattttcaTCATTAGGAGTTATACTCAACACAACAAAGGCTCTCCTCATTAACTTATTTAAACAAAGTATAATGGATGATGATAGAGCATTATTTTTCCGattaacataattttcaaacacAAATTCCTAGCTTTGCATTCTTTTCCCACCTTTTTAGAATATATTGCGAGAGAATAATAGAAAGTCTCAAATCTATTTGTAAGATTCACGAAGCATGATAGCATAATAAACCTATTATCTTAAACTTACAAAAagtacaaataataataaaaaaaatcattctcatcaatatatgttaaataattcttttgagACACTACTTGCAAAAATTCATCCCAAAGTTTGGAAAACATTGTTCATGTATAAACTTTAGATGCATGGATCAAAATCTCACAATTGTCAATTAATACTATTGGCTTATCTCTGCTATTGTAATCATTACTCATCATTAAAAGCAAGAGAttgtttttctctcaaataaTACAAAGTTATAAGccaactatttttaaaaagataaaactccTTAAGTATTTGCTCCCTCGTTGCCTCAAATTCATTAATAAAGTTgatatttcataataatatattaaaataattatcccaataatatattaaataattatcccTAAATTTTAGGTTTCTTATCAAATGAGACATATTTCTCATAGTGTTTCACTTAACATGCTATTTCACATAAATGATGGTGAGTAAATGAAAAATTCTCTTTCACTCTTAACTATTGAATAAGCTTGATAAGTAAAATTAGTTTATGGTGACTCACCACCCATtgccttaaaaaatatttaatattaaaaaaaactaaaagtcatTAG is part of the Populus trichocarpa isolate Nisqually-1 chromosome 7, P.trichocarpa_v4.1, whole genome shotgun sequence genome and encodes:
- the LOC7462603 gene encoding histone-lysine N-methyltransferase CLF; amino-acid sequence: MASSSPPPPPASVTRSEPPKVSPAMESDEETALTSKMVLSVIESLKKQVAADRCFYVMKRMEDNKQKLVGVTNHLYKLSKERKNSWISDTDNSVDLFTKRQKDALSMHGGIDSSNVDKDSLGSEEDGNTSTAVLLGSSIPVKNAVRPIKLPEVKRLPPYTSWIFLDRNQRMTEDQSVLGRRRIYYDQNGGEALICSDSEEEIIDEEEEKRDFLESEDYILRMTIKEAGLSDPVVESLAQCFSRSSSEVKARFEVLKKEEKAVEDSKNKDNEARTLNSFLDKDLEVALDSFDNLFCRRCLVFDCRLHGCSQDLIFPAEKQSPWSYPDDNITCGPQCYKSVLKSERISSGISPERGFIEENSVCQSDGAGVPITSRKKSSAPSANRRVKSCQSESASSNAKNISESSDSEIGPRQDTSPTSQLSPSKIKLVGKGGTCKRNSKRVAERVLSCMRKRQKKMVASDTDSVASGGLLSSDMKLRSTSHKGKEDASSSSHKNLKSPTTARSRRKSEFHDGPSSEMVMDPPVPSSDDTFRKEEFIDKNTCKKELSDNRSWKAIEKSLFEKGVEIFGGNSCLIARNLLNGLKTCWEVFQYITRSENRLACEAGDAGTLGEGYSKFDCSGTVGKNEARRRSRFLRRRGRVRRLKYSWKSTAYHSIRKRITERKDQPCRQYNPCSCQAACGKQCTCLLNGTCCEKYCGCPKSCKNRFRGCHCAKSQCRSRQCPCFAADRECDPDVCRNCWVSCGDGTLGIPSQRGDNYECRNMKLLLKQQQRVLLGRSDVSGWGAFLKNSVGKHEYLGEYTGELISHREADKRGKIYDRENSSFLFNLNDQFVLDAYRKGDKLKFANHSPEPNCYAKVIMVAGDHRVGIFAKERINAGEELFYDYRYEPDRAPAWARKPEASGSKKEDGGHSSGRAKKLA